Proteins encoded by one window of Pseudomonas tructae:
- a CDS encoding PA0069 family radical SAM protein — translation MSTPQAPIRGRGTASNPHNRFAPNRSVAEDDGWYQEVPLTQGTEVRLETAKSIITRNNSPDLPFDRSINPYRGCEHGCIYCYARPSHAYWDLSPGLDFETKLIAKTNAAAVLEQQLSKPGYVCAPINLGSNTDPYQPIEREQRLTRRLLEVLLRYRHPVTIVTKGSLILRDLDLLAELARQRLVSVMISLTTLDDELKRTLEPRAAAPKARLRAIRVLTEAGVPVGVLCSPMIPMINDSELEHLLEAAKANGALSAAYMMLRLPREVAPLFEQWLQDHYPQRANHVLSLVRQSRGGELYDSRFGARMRGEGVFAELLAQRFSKANRRLGLNLREGYALDCSAFCPPGGQLSLL, via the coding sequence ATGTCTACGCCTCAAGCACCGATACGCGGGCGCGGCACCGCCAGCAACCCGCATAATCGTTTTGCCCCCAACCGCTCGGTAGCCGAGGACGATGGCTGGTACCAGGAAGTGCCGCTGACCCAGGGCACTGAGGTGCGCCTCGAAACCGCCAAGAGCATCATCACCCGCAACAACTCGCCCGACCTGCCTTTCGATCGTTCGATCAACCCTTATCGCGGTTGCGAACATGGCTGTATCTACTGCTATGCACGTCCCAGTCATGCCTATTGGGACCTGTCGCCGGGGCTGGATTTCGAAACCAAGCTGATCGCCAAGACCAACGCTGCGGCCGTGCTCGAACAGCAGTTGAGCAAGCCTGGTTATGTCTGCGCGCCGATCAACCTGGGCTCCAATACGGATCCTTACCAACCCATCGAGCGCGAGCAGCGGCTGACCCGGCGGCTACTCGAAGTGCTGCTGCGCTATCGTCATCCGGTAACCATCGTCACCAAGGGCTCGTTGATTCTGCGTGACCTGGACCTGCTCGCCGAGCTGGCCCGCCAGCGCCTGGTCAGCGTGATGATCAGCCTGACTACCCTGGACGATGAACTCAAGCGCACCCTTGAACCGCGGGCAGCGGCGCCCAAGGCGCGCTTGCGGGCGATCCGCGTGCTGACTGAAGCCGGCGTTCCGGTGGGCGTGTTGTGCTCGCCGATGATCCCGATGATCAACGACAGTGAGCTGGAACACCTGCTCGAAGCGGCCAAGGCCAATGGCGCCCTGAGTGCAGCCTATATGATGCTGCGCCTGCCACGTGAAGTGGCGCCGCTGTTCGAGCAATGGCTGCAGGACCATTATCCGCAACGGGCCAATCATGTGCTGAGCCTGGTTCGCCAGAGCCGTGGCGGTGAGCTGTACGACAGCCGCTTCGGGGCGCGCATGCGTGGCGAAGGGGTGTTCGCCGAGTTGCTGGCGCAGCGCTTCAGCAAGGCGAACCGTCGCCTGGGGTTGAACCTGCGTGAAGGCTATGCGCTTGATTGCAGTGCGTTCTGCCCCCCCGGTGGACAGCTGTCACTGCTCTGA
- a CDS encoding HAD family hydrolase, with amino-acid sequence MHQQNILFDLDGTLTDPRLGITRSIQYALAKLGIDEPDLTRLEHFIGPPLLQAFMQFYDFDEAKAWDAVNYYRERFKVTGLYENQVFDGVSEMLETLQGQGRTLYIATSKPWEFAREIARHFDFARHFKVIYGSELDGTRTNKVELIRHLLTEEALDPAHTLMIGDRKHDLIGARSNGLEAVAVGYGFGSQEELTAEQPAYHFATLAELHQAFQRG; translated from the coding sequence ATGCATCAGCAAAACATCCTCTTCGACCTTGACGGCACCCTGACCGACCCGCGCTTGGGCATCACCCGCTCGATCCAGTACGCACTGGCCAAGCTCGGCATCGACGAGCCGGACCTGACGCGTCTGGAACACTTCATCGGCCCACCGCTGCTGCAGGCCTTCATGCAGTTCTATGACTTCGATGAAGCCAAGGCCTGGGACGCGGTGAATTACTATCGCGAGCGCTTCAAGGTCACTGGCCTGTACGAAAACCAGGTGTTCGACGGTGTCAGCGAGATGCTCGAAACCCTGCAAGGGCAGGGGCGTACGCTGTACATCGCCACCTCCAAACCCTGGGAATTTGCCCGCGAGATCGCCCGCCATTTCGATTTCGCCCGGCACTTCAAGGTGATCTACGGCAGTGAGCTGGACGGCACACGCACCAACAAGGTAGAGCTGATCCGTCATCTGTTGACTGAAGAAGCCCTGGACCCGGCGCACACCTTGATGATCGGTGACCGCAAGCACGACCTGATCGGGGCGCGCAGCAATGGCCTGGAAGCAGTGGCGGTGGGCTATGGGTTTGGCAGCCAGGAAGAGCTGACAGCGGAACAGCCGGCGTATCACTTTGCGACCCTGGCTGAGCTGCATCAGGCGTTTCAGCGCGGCTGA
- a CDS encoding OsmC family protein — translation MKKTASAIWQGGLKEGKGLLSTESGALKQNPYGFNTRFEGQPGTNPEELIGAAHAGCFSMALSMMLGEAGLTAERIDTIAEVTLDKLPDGFAITAVNLILKAKVPGASEAQFVEIANKAKAGCPVSKVLNATISLEATLLS, via the coding sequence ATGAAAAAGACAGCATCGGCTATTTGGCAGGGCGGGCTTAAGGAAGGCAAAGGCCTGCTTTCCACCGAAAGTGGTGCCCTCAAGCAAAACCCCTATGGCTTCAACACCCGTTTCGAAGGCCAGCCGGGGACCAACCCTGAAGAGTTGATCGGCGCGGCGCATGCCGGCTGTTTCTCCATGGCCTTGTCGATGATGCTGGGCGAGGCGGGTCTGACCGCCGAGCGCATTGACACCATTGCCGAAGTCACCCTCGACAAGTTGCCTGATGGCTTTGCCATCACCGCCGTGAACCTGATACTCAAGGCCAAGGTGCCTGGTGCCAGCGAGGCGCAGTTTGTCGAGATCGCCAACAAGGCCAAGGCCGGTTGCCCGGTCTCGAAGGTGCTCAACGCGACAATCAGCCTGGAGGCAACGCTGCTGAGCTAA
- a CDS encoding DUF1161 domain-containing protein: MIRVAMAVLASLLATSALAAPKNCEELKAEIEAKIQANNVSSYTLEIVKTEDVHDQNMVVGSCEGGSRKIIYQKNDR; encoded by the coding sequence ATGATTCGTGTTGCAATGGCTGTGCTGGCTTCGCTGCTGGCGACTTCTGCGCTGGCCGCGCCAAAGAACTGTGAAGAGCTCAAGGCCGAGATCGAAGCCAAGATCCAGGCCAACAACGTGAGCTCCTATACCTTGGAAATCGTCAAGACCGAGGATGTCCACGACCAGAACATGGTGGTCGGCAGCTGTGAAGGCGGCAGCCGGAAGATCATCTATCAGAAGAATGATCGTTAG
- a CDS encoding LLM class flavin-dependent oxidoreductase: MKQLADIKISTLDLVPVRADSGPAQSLRNSLDLAQHVEKFGYNRFWVAEHHNMDGIASSATSVLLSYLAGGTSTIRVGAGGVMLPNHAPLVIAEQFGTLASLYPGRIDLGLGRAPGSDQMTARALRRERSGSADDFPDDVEELVRYLGPRTPEQKVIAVPGYGTEVPIWLLGSSLFSAQLAGMRGLPYAFASHFAPRYMHEAIRVYRNHFQPSAVLDKPYVMLGVPLVAADTDEQADYLATSVYQRILALMRGQSLVQRPPVKTMDGLWLPHEREAVGSFLGLAMVGSPEKIRAKLEVLLEQTEADELIFTCDLYEHADRIRSYELLARTVLGG, from the coding sequence ATGAAGCAACTTGCGGATATCAAGATTTCCACCCTCGACCTGGTACCCGTGCGCGCTGACAGCGGCCCGGCACAGTCGCTGCGCAACTCGCTGGACCTTGCACAACATGTCGAGAAGTTTGGCTACAACCGCTTCTGGGTGGCCGAGCACCACAACATGGATGGCATCGCCAGCTCGGCAACCTCGGTGCTGCTCAGCTATCTGGCCGGCGGCACTTCGACGATCCGCGTGGGCGCCGGCGGGGTAATGCTGCCCAACCATGCGCCATTGGTGATCGCCGAACAGTTCGGCACCCTGGCCAGCCTTTATCCCGGGCGTATCGACCTGGGCCTGGGCCGCGCCCCGGGTTCCGACCAGATGACCGCCCGCGCCCTGCGCCGCGAGCGCTCCGGCAGTGCCGACGACTTTCCTGATGATGTCGAAGAACTGGTGCGCTACCTGGGCCCACGGACACCGGAGCAAAAAGTCATTGCGGTGCCGGGTTACGGCACCGAAGTGCCGATCTGGTTGCTCGGTTCGAGCCTGTTCAGTGCGCAACTGGCCGGCATGCGCGGCTTGCCCTACGCCTTCGCCTCGCATTTCGCCCCTCGCTACATGCATGAGGCGATTCGCGTGTACCGCAACCACTTCCAGCCTTCGGCGGTACTCGACAAGCCCTACGTGATGCTCGGTGTGCCGCTGGTTGCCGCCGATACCGACGAGCAGGCGGATTACCTGGCCACCTCGGTGTACCAGCGCATCCTCGCCCTGATGCGCGGGCAAAGCCTGGTGCAACGTCCGCCGGTAAAAACCATGGACGGCCTGTGGCTGCCTCATGAACGTGAAGCGGTAGGCAGTTTCCTCGGGCTGGCGATGGTTGGTAGCCCAGAGAAGATCCGCGCCAAACTTGAAGTGCTGCTGGAGCAGACCGAGGCCGATGAGCTGATCTTTACCTGCGACCTGTATGAACATGCGGACCGGATCCGCTCCTATGAGCTGCTTGCGCGCACAGTGCTGGGCGGCTGA
- a CDS encoding aminopeptidase: MLRSSHGALDHIFRHLVPLLAIGLLNGCASVSYYEQLASGQLQLLQARQPVAELIADPATDGKLRQQLLQAERARAFASKQLKLPDNRSYRVYADIGRPFVVWNVFATPELSLEPQTHCFPIAGCVAYRGYYRQGAARGAAALQKQQGLDVYIGGVEAYSTLGWFDDPILSSMLGWGDERLAAVIFHELAHQRVYVQDDTAFNESFATFVEQEGSHQWRAARGLPALADGAGEQRDQFVALVLASRERLKGLYAAPLSDSAKRSGKQAEFERLRREYRALREGQWGGVGRYDAWINAPLNNAKLLPFGLYDQWVPAFAQLFVEVGGDWQVFYQRVDALGQLPVNQRQQALKSFAGQARSHSRSGLAPR; the protein is encoded by the coding sequence TTGTTACGCTCAAGTCATGGGGCACTCGACCACATTTTTCGCCACTTGGTTCCCCTGCTGGCCATCGGGCTGCTGAACGGTTGCGCCAGCGTCAGTTACTACGAGCAACTGGCCAGCGGTCAATTGCAGTTGCTGCAGGCACGCCAGCCGGTTGCTGAACTGATTGCCGATCCTGCCACCGACGGCAAACTGCGCCAGCAACTGCTGCAGGCCGAGCGGGCACGAGCCTTTGCCAGTAAGCAGCTCAAGCTGCCGGACAACCGCAGCTACCGGGTGTATGCCGACATTGGTAGGCCCTTCGTGGTCTGGAACGTGTTTGCCACCCCTGAATTATCCCTTGAGCCGCAAACCCATTGTTTCCCTATTGCCGGTTGCGTCGCCTACCGAGGCTACTACCGTCAGGGCGCCGCGCGCGGGGCGGCGGCACTGCAAAAGCAGCAGGGGCTGGATGTGTACATCGGCGGTGTTGAGGCCTATTCGACACTGGGCTGGTTCGATGATCCGATTCTAAGCTCCATGCTCGGTTGGGGCGACGAGCGCCTGGCCGCGGTGATTTTTCATGAGCTGGCGCATCAGCGGGTCTATGTGCAGGACGACACTGCGTTCAACGAGTCCTTCGCCACCTTTGTCGAGCAAGAAGGTAGCCATCAATGGCGCGCGGCACGCGGGCTGCCGGCCTTGGCCGACGGGGCTGGCGAGCAGCGCGATCAGTTTGTCGCCCTGGTTCTGGCCAGCCGCGAACGGCTCAAGGGCTTGTACGCGGCGCCGCTGAGCGACTCTGCCAAGCGCTCCGGCAAGCAGGCCGAGTTCGAACGCTTGCGCCGGGAGTACCGGGCCCTGCGCGAGGGCCAATGGGGTGGTGTCGGTCGCTACGACGCCTGGATCAATGCGCCACTGAACAACGCCAAGCTGCTGCCCTTTGGCCTGTATGACCAGTGGGTGCCGGCTTTTGCCCAGCTGTTTGTCGAAGTGGGGGGCGATTGGCAGGTGTTTTATCAGCGAGTAGATGCTTTGGGGCAGTTGCCGGTTAATCAGCGCCAACAAGCGTTGAAAAGCTTTGCGGGGCAAGCACGCTCCCACAGCAGGAGCGGGCTTGCCCCGCGATAG
- the prlC gene encoding oligopeptidase A, with the protein MSANNPLLQSYDLPPFSAIRAEHVQPAIEQILADNRTAIADILKAQGKTPSWAGLVLAMDELNDRLGAAWSPVSHLNAVCNSAELREAYEACLPALSAYATEMGQNRELFQAYEALIASPEASGFDVAQKTILEHALRDFRLSGIDLPADKQQRYAEVQSKLSELGSRFSNQLLDATQAWTKHVSDEAALAGLTDSAKAQMAAAAQAKGLDGWLISLEFPSYYAVMTYAQDRALREEIYAAYCTRASDQGPNAGQFDNGPVMREILDLRQELAGLLGYANFAELSLATKMAESSDQVLSFLRDLAKRSKPFAVQDLAQLKAYAAEQGCPDLQSWDSGFYGEKLREQRYSVSQETLRAYFPIDKVLTGLFTIVQRLYGIEIAELKGFDSWHPDVRLFEIKEHGQHVGRFFFDLYARANKRGGAWMDGARDRRLTVDGQLQSPVANLVCNFTPAAPGKPALLTHDEVTTLFHEFGHGLHHLLTRIEHAGVSGINGVAWDAVELPSQFMENWCWEPEGLALISAHYETGAPLPQDLLEKMLAAKNFQSGLMMVRQLEFSLFDFELHASHGDGRSVLQVLEGIRDEVSVMRPPAYNRFPNSFAHIFAGGYAAGYYSYKWAEVLSADAFSRFEEEGVLNADTGRAFREAILARGGSQEPMLLFVDFRGREPSIDALLRHSGLSEEVAA; encoded by the coding sequence GTGAGTGCAAACAACCCGCTTCTGCAGTCTTATGACTTGCCGCCGTTCTCGGCGATCCGTGCCGAGCATGTGCAGCCGGCGATTGAACAGATCCTGGCCGACAACCGTACCGCCATTGCCGACATCCTCAAGGCTCAGGGCAAAACCCCAAGCTGGGCTGGCCTGGTCCTGGCCATGGACGAACTCAACGACCGCCTGGGCGCCGCCTGGAGCCCGGTCAGCCACCTCAACGCCGTGTGCAACAGCGCCGAACTGCGCGAAGCCTATGAGGCGTGCCTGCCAGCGTTGAGCGCCTACGCCACCGAAATGGGCCAGAACCGCGAGCTGTTCCAGGCCTACGAAGCGTTGATCGCCAGCCCCGAAGCCAGCGGTTTCGATGTGGCGCAAAAGACTATTCTGGAACACGCCCTGCGTGACTTCCGCCTGTCGGGTATCGACCTGCCGGCCGATAAGCAACAGCGTTATGCCGAAGTTCAGAGCAAACTGAGCGAGCTGGGCAGCCGTTTCTCCAACCAACTGCTCGATGCGACACAAGCCTGGACCAAGCACGTCAGCGACGAAGCTGCGCTGGCCGGCCTGACCGATTCGGCCAAGGCGCAGATGGCCGCCGCCGCCCAGGCCAAGGGCCTCGACGGCTGGCTGATCAGCCTGGAATTCCCCAGCTACTACGCGGTGATGACCTACGCCCAAGACCGCGCCCTGCGTGAAGAAATCTACGCCGCCTACTGTACCCGTGCCTCCGATCAGGGCCCGAATGCCGGCCAGTTCGACAACGGCCCGGTGATGCGCGAAATCCTCGACCTGCGTCAGGAACTGGCCGGCCTGCTTGGTTACGCCAACTTTGCCGAGCTGAGCCTGGCGACCAAGATGGCCGAGTCCAGCGACCAGGTGCTGAGCTTCCTGCGTGACCTGGCCAAGCGCAGCAAGCCGTTTGCCGTCCAGGACCTGGCTCAGCTCAAGGCCTACGCCGCCGAGCAGGGTTGCCCGGATCTGCAGAGCTGGGACAGCGGCTTCTACGGTGAAAAACTGCGTGAACAGCGCTACAGCGTTTCCCAGGAAACCCTGCGCGCCTACTTCCCGATCGACAAGGTCCTGACCGGCCTGTTCACCATCGTCCAGCGCCTGTACGGCATCGAGATTGCCGAGCTCAAGGGCTTCGACAGCTGGCATCCGGATGTGCGCCTGTTCGAAATCAAGGAGCACGGCCAGCACGTCGGGCGTTTCTTCTTCGACCTCTATGCTCGCGCCAACAAGCGTGGCGGTGCCTGGATGGACGGCGCCCGCGACCGTCGCTTGACCGTTGACGGCCAGCTGCAGAGCCCGGTGGCAAACCTTGTGTGCAACTTCACCCCGGCCGCCCCGGGCAAGCCGGCGCTGCTGACCCACGATGAAGTTACCACCTTGTTCCATGAATTCGGCCATGGTCTGCATCACCTGCTGACCCGTATCGAGCATGCCGGTGTGTCCGGTATCAACGGCGTGGCCTGGGATGCGGTCGAACTTCCGAGCCAGTTCATGGAAAACTGGTGCTGGGAGCCTGAAGGCCTGGCGTTGATTTCCGCTCACTATGAAACCGGCGCGCCGCTGCCCCAGGACCTGCTGGAGAAGATGCTCGCGGCGAAGAACTTCCAGTCCGGGCTGATGATGGTTCGCCAACTGGAGTTCTCGCTGTTCGACTTCGAACTGCATGCCAGCCACGGCGATGGCCGCAGCGTATTGCAAGTGCTCGAAGGCATTCGCGACGAGGTCTCGGTCATGCGTCCACCGGCGTACAACCGCTTCCCTAACAGCTTTGCGCATATCTTCGCCGGTGGTTATGCCGCCGGTTACTACAGCTACAAGTGGGCTGAAGTGCTGTCAGCCGATGCCTTCTCGCGTTTTGAAGAAGAAGGCGTGCTCAATGCCGACACCGGCCGCGCGTTCCGCGAAGCGATCCTGGCCCGTGGCGGTTCTCAGGAGCCGATGCTGCTGTTCGTCGACTTCCGTGGCCGTGAGCCGTCAATCGATGCACTCCTGCGCCATAGCGGCTTGAGTGAGGAAGTGGCGGCATGA
- a CDS encoding YheV family putative zinc ribbon protein yields the protein MSDGPVITKKRFIAGAVCPACSEPDKLMMWSEDSVPHRECVACGFSDTLNEQGLSVPKELGTRVNKVEVKPAAPSVQTVQFFPNPKLKKPAAQD from the coding sequence ATGAGTGATGGGCCTGTAATCACGAAAAAACGCTTTATTGCCGGGGCGGTCTGCCCGGCGTGCAGCGAGCCGGACAAACTGATGATGTGGAGCGAAGACAGCGTTCCGCACCGTGAGTGCGTGGCTTGCGGGTTTTCCGACACCCTCAATGAACAGGGGCTTTCGGTGCCCAAGGAGCTCGGTACGCGGGTCAACAAGGTTGAGGTGAAACCGGCTGCCCCTTCGGTGCAGACGGTGCAGTTCTTCCCCAATCCCAAGCTGAAAAAGCCCGCGGCCCAAGACTGA
- a CDS encoding PA0061/PA0062 family lipoprotein, whose product MRQPMMLLAISTLGACASPLPPVDNKQAWVDFYTITPGKLVMAERLDGQRVTDGRFFQVTPGAHELVVRFDYEIQSGGFITDPTERTCYLTVKFDHFEAGQRYRLEARAPAMQPSAYLYDAQRKVVAEESNNIFCTP is encoded by the coding sequence ATGCGCCAGCCTATGATGCTGCTCGCAATCAGTACGCTGGGGGCCTGCGCCAGCCCCCTGCCACCTGTGGATAACAAACAGGCCTGGGTCGATTTTTACACCATCACGCCAGGGAAACTGGTGATGGCCGAGCGCCTGGATGGCCAGCGTGTGACCGATGGCCGTTTCTTCCAGGTGACGCCCGGCGCACACGAGCTGGTGGTACGTTTCGATTACGAAATCCAGTCCGGCGGTTTCATCACCGACCCCACCGAACGCACCTGCTACCTGACCGTCAAGTTCGATCACTTCGAGGCGGGGCAGCGCTATCGCCTGGAAGCCCGGGCCCCGGCCATGCAGCCCAGCGCCTACCTGTATGATGCCCAGCGCAAGGTGGTTGCCGAAGAATCGAACAACATTTTCTGTACGCCCTGA
- a CDS encoding gamma carbonic anhydrase family protein, with translation MAIRSFHNHTPKLGDRAFVDRSAVVLGDVEIGADSSVWPLTVIRGDMHYIRIGARTSVQDGSVLHITHAGPFNPDGFPLLIGDEVTIGHKVMLHGCTLGNRILVGMGSTLMDGAVVEDEVIIGAGSLVPPGKRLESGFLYVGSPVKQARALTEKERAFFSYSAGNYVKLKDQHLAAGYHLPE, from the coding sequence ATGGCCATCCGCAGCTTCCACAATCACACACCCAAGCTTGGCGATCGGGCCTTTGTCGACCGTAGCGCCGTGGTCCTGGGTGATGTCGAGATCGGCGCGGACAGCTCGGTGTGGCCATTGACGGTGATCCGCGGCGATATGCACTACATCCGCATCGGTGCGCGCACCAGCGTGCAGGACGGTAGCGTGCTGCACATCACCCATGCCGGGCCGTTCAACCCGGACGGTTTCCCGCTGCTGATCGGCGATGAGGTAACCATTGGTCACAAAGTCATGCTCCACGGCTGCACCTTGGGCAACCGCATCCTGGTCGGCATGGGCAGCACCCTGATGGATGGCGCCGTTGTCGAAGACGAAGTGATCATCGGCGCTGGCAGCCTGGTGCCGCCAGGCAAGCGCCTGGAAAGCGGCTTTCTCTATGTCGGCAGCCCGGTCAAACAGGCCCGCGCCCTGACCGAGAAGGAGCGTGCGTTCTTTTCCTACAGCGCCGGCAACTACGTCAAACTCAAGGACCAGCACCTGGCCGCCGGCTATCACCTGCCTGAGTGA
- a CDS encoding PA0061/PA0062 family lipoprotein yields the protein MRTLLVVSAVVLVCGCASLPVADPNQAWIDLAPDRDDTLHAIEVDERAWADKRYFEVSPGSHELTVRYLFPVTPSNIGPVEEPLWRDCQLNVKFKDFAAGQRYQLEAGSIGFRPWAKLYDQQRKVVGTGLPAGCQRT from the coding sequence ATGCGTACACTGCTTGTCGTCAGCGCTGTTGTGCTTGTTTGCGGCTGTGCCAGCCTGCCCGTCGCCGACCCCAATCAGGCCTGGATCGACCTTGCCCCGGATCGGGACGATACCCTGCATGCTATTGAAGTGGACGAGCGTGCCTGGGCCGACAAACGCTACTTCGAAGTGTCGCCAGGTAGCCATGAACTGACCGTGCGCTACCTGTTCCCGGTGACCCCGAGCAATATCGGCCCGGTCGAAGAGCCGCTGTGGCGCGATTGCCAGCTCAATGTGAAGTTCAAGGACTTCGCTGCCGGCCAGCGTTACCAGCTCGAAGCGGGCAGCATCGGTTTCCGTCCGTGGGCAAAGCTCTATGACCAACAGCGCAAAGTGGTGGGCACCGGCTTGCCGGCAGGCTGCCAACGCACCTGA
- a CDS encoding M3 family metallopeptidase, producing MSSPNPLLQPFDLFPYTHVRIEDLQPAIEQIVEDNHAALAQIVERETDSPTWNGLVLAIEALDQRLEDVFYALVPLAFTDDEWGAAVDGCYGQYRAYRAQKYQNIALLKAYQRLDSTDFTVEQHAVLARILRDFRLEGANIVASEQQQFMDQVTAITGLEARFQENLAVAAEQWSKHITQEHELAGVPAADLQVMQDKAQARGLSGWLLTLDESTCGVILRYADNRELREAIFLAYVTRASDQVAGQSHLDNQPVLQALLRLRHEKAQLLGFSDFIELSLQAKAAQSSTEVEEFLNTQIALSTPRLEREASELRAFAKRLGCDDLQPWDYEFYAQKMRLVDGIDPDQALSEYFSFDSAVNGLIGLVEQLYGLSITWVDAPVWDSQVQVLKITEAGEVLGHIYLDVYARPGKPDYPWAHFVRNRHVDADAKLSLPIAVLFATYDSGKAQLGHLDLRKLFHEFHHCLQQVLMSNSHRRLNSIRDLGHDLSEFIAKLLEQWCWSAECLQSVSRHRVNASSASLSDVRQWLAARETQRGLEVAEELKRALLDFELHRSYPDRRSIQHVREAVYARTQVLPLATNDRFSSGFDYMVAGYEAGYYCYLWADVKATEVFARFKAKGVFNPRLGQAMREELLAPGALRSMSASVQAFLERSAVVE from the coding sequence ATGTCTAGCCCCAACCCGCTTTTGCAACCTTTCGATCTGTTCCCCTACACCCATGTACGCATAGAAGACCTGCAACCGGCGATCGAGCAGATCGTCGAGGACAATCACGCGGCCTTGGCGCAGATCGTCGAGCGTGAGACCGATTCACCGACCTGGAATGGCCTGGTATTGGCCATCGAGGCACTCGACCAGCGTCTGGAAGATGTTTTTTACGCGTTGGTACCGTTGGCGTTCACCGATGATGAATGGGGCGCTGCGGTCGATGGATGCTATGGGCAATACAGGGCCTATCGCGCGCAGAAATATCAGAACATCGCATTGCTCAAAGCCTACCAGCGCCTCGACAGCACCGACTTTACTGTTGAACAGCACGCGGTACTGGCCCGGATCCTTCGGGATTTTCGTCTTGAGGGGGCCAATATCGTAGCCTCCGAGCAACAACAGTTCATGGATCAGGTCACGGCGATTACTGGCCTGGAGGCGCGCTTTCAGGAAAATCTCGCTGTTGCTGCAGAACAATGGAGCAAACACATCACGCAAGAGCACGAGTTGGCCGGTGTACCGGCTGCGGATCTGCAGGTCATGCAAGACAAAGCGCAAGCCAGAGGCCTCAGCGGCTGGCTGCTTACCCTGGATGAATCGACTTGCGGCGTGATCCTGCGCTATGCCGATAACCGTGAACTGCGTGAAGCGATATTCCTGGCCTATGTGACCCGGGCATCCGACCAGGTTGCAGGGCAAAGCCACCTCGACAACCAGCCGGTGTTGCAGGCATTGCTGCGTTTGCGTCACGAAAAGGCTCAACTGCTGGGTTTCAGCGATTTTATCGAGTTGAGCTTGCAAGCCAAGGCTGCGCAGTCGAGCACAGAAGTCGAAGAATTCTTGAACACCCAGATCGCCCTCAGTACGCCAAGGCTTGAGCGTGAAGCCAGCGAGTTGAGGGCATTCGCCAAACGCCTGGGCTGTGATGACCTGCAGCCATGGGATTACGAGTTCTATGCGCAAAAGATGCGCCTGGTGGATGGCATCGATCCGGATCAGGCCCTGAGTGAATACTTTTCCTTCGACTCGGCGGTGAACGGGCTGATTGGCCTGGTCGAGCAGCTGTATGGCCTGTCGATCACCTGGGTTGATGCCCCCGTCTGGGACTCTCAGGTACAGGTGCTGAAAATCACCGAAGCCGGTGAGGTGCTAGGGCATATCTACCTGGATGTTTACGCCCGACCTGGCAAGCCGGACTACCCCTGGGCGCATTTCGTTCGCAACCGGCATGTGGACGCGGATGCCAAACTGTCACTACCGATTGCGGTGTTGTTTGCCACTTATGACTCGGGTAAGGCCCAACTGGGTCATCTGGACCTGCGCAAGTTGTTCCATGAGTTTCATCATTGCCTCCAGCAGGTGCTGATGAGCAACAGCCATCGCCGCTTGAACAGCATTCGCGACCTGGGCCACGACCTCTCGGAGTTCATCGCCAAACTGCTGGAGCAGTGGTGCTGGTCAGCCGAGTGCTTGCAGTCTGTTTCAAGGCATCGTGTGAATGCGTCCAGCGCCTCGCTCAGTGACGTTCGGCAATGGCTGGCGGCGCGAGAAACGCAGCGGGGCCTGGAGGTTGCCGAGGAACTCAAGCGTGCTCTGCTCGATTTCGAACTGCACCGAAGTTACCCGGATCGACGCAGCATCCAGCACGTCAGGGAGGCTGTTTACGCACGAACCCAAGTGCTGCCGCTGGCCACAAATGACCGCTTCAGCAGTGGTTTCGATTATATGGTCGCCGGCTATGAAGCGGGCTACTACTGCTACTTGTGGGCAGACGTGAAGGCCACCGAGGTGTTCGCCAGGTTCAAGGCGAAGGGTGTTTTCAATCCGCGCCTGGGGCAGGCCATGCGCGAGGAACTGCTGGCGCCGGGCGCATTGCGATCGATGTCAGCGTCCGTCCAGGCGTTCCTTGAGCGCTCAGCGGTAGTGGAATGA